A genomic region of Candidatus Marimicrobium litorale contains the following coding sequences:
- a CDS encoding methyltransferase family protein has translation MVKRIIYPPIWLAFGLTAIFALNEFLPGLRFTSGISQGLGGGLIVIGLWLLVTAGGLFHRAGTDLVPFRNVTSLVTEGVYRFTRNPMYLGMLSVLLGCAVTVGSTCALAVPVLFGIIIELRFIRPEEAMLRELFPEDFAAYCERVRRWL, from the coding sequence ATGGTAAAGCGCATCATCTATCCACCCATCTGGCTGGCTTTTGGGCTGACCGCAATTTTTGCTTTGAACGAGTTTTTGCCCGGTCTTCGGTTCACGTCAGGGATATCACAAGGCTTGGGAGGCGGACTGATCGTCATCGGGCTCTGGTTGTTGGTGACGGCGGGCGGCTTGTTTCATCGCGCCGGTACAGACCTGGTGCCGTTTCGCAATGTCACCAGTCTTGTCACCGAGGGCGTCTACAGGTTTACACGCAACCCGATGTACCTGGGCATGCTGTCCGTGCTGCTTGGTTGTGCCGTTACCGTGGGTTCAACCTGCGCACTGGCTGTACCTGTCTTGTTCGGTATCATTATTGAGCTGCGTTTTATTCGTCCGGAAGAGGCTATGCTGCGCGAGCTGTTTCCGGAGGATTTTGCCGCTTATTGCGAGCGGGTGCGGCGCTGGCTGTGA
- a CDS encoding ZIP family metal transporter, whose amino-acid sequence MTLSPGLLLIFYCVAIAGFSLLGGLLPRWIRMTHTRTQVIMSLVSGLMLGVAFYHLLPHSTALLGGAHGVDTAVWWLMIGLIVMLLLLRVFHFHQHDFSHEEEQHHHHEERGVAAAHGLSWMGIAFGLGLHTLIDGVALGAMMHGGATHGSVIGLGVFLAILLHKPLDAISIVTVMEAGGWSRSARTTTNLIFALMCPLGALMFYYGVDIIGGSEQVVAAALAFSAGAFICIALGDLLPEVHFHSHDKLKLSVAFLLGIALAFAIGSVEPPGIHLAAH is encoded by the coding sequence ATGACCTTGTCACCCGGTTTGTTACTGATTTTTTACTGCGTTGCCATTGCGGGTTTCTCCCTGCTGGGCGGCTTATTGCCGCGCTGGATACGTATGACCCATACTCGTACCCAGGTGATTATGAGCCTCGTTTCAGGGCTCATGTTAGGTGTGGCTTTTTATCATTTGCTGCCCCACAGCACGGCGCTGTTGGGCGGTGCGCATGGTGTTGATACGGCAGTCTGGTGGTTGATGATCGGATTGATCGTTATGTTGCTGCTGCTGCGCGTCTTTCATTTCCACCAGCATGATTTCAGTCACGAGGAAGAGCAGCACCATCACCACGAAGAGCGAGGAGTCGCCGCTGCCCATGGTTTGAGCTGGATGGGCATTGCGTTCGGCCTCGGGTTGCACACACTGATTGACGGCGTTGCTCTCGGCGCGATGATGCACGGTGGCGCGACTCACGGTAGTGTGATCGGTTTGGGGGTCTTCCTCGCTATTTTGCTGCACAAGCCTCTGGATGCGATTTCGATTGTCACCGTTATGGAGGCGGGAGGTTGGAGTCGCAGTGCCCGCACGACGACCAATTTGATCTTTGCCCTGATGTGTCCGCTGGGCGCACTGATGTTTTATTATGGCGTGGATATTATCGGCGGCAGCGAACAAGTGGTGGCGGCAGCCCTGGCTTTCTCCGCCGGTGCGTTTATCTGTATTGCTCTGGGCGATCTTTTGCCCGAGGTGCATTTTCACTCCCACGATAAATTGAAACTGAGTGTCGCATTTCTGCTGGGTATTGCGTTGGCCTTTGCCATAGGAAGCGTGGAACCCCCTGGCATTCATCTGGCGGCGCACTGA